Proteins encoded together in one Chaetodon auriga isolate fChaAug3 chromosome 20, fChaAug3.hap1, whole genome shotgun sequence window:
- the tnrc6ba gene encoding trinucleotide repeat-containing gene 6B protein isoform X2, with protein sequence MEDKKRKKDDKRKREASQKVTEQKNKVPDLTKPASVQSPAAQSSSASPSPGPTPSASPSPATLGPGSAATPLQGGNNAKRLAVANGQPTSTTISSSTAGGPSAAGNGSTSSGGGAQAPQQQPRYMPREVPPRFRCQQDHKVLLKRGQPPLSSMLLGGGGGGDGPNANMAAVSDSGAAASSLALTSSSVAASTTTSNYANSMWGASSGSQASSQGREKVIVDGNDLEEWPSIAGSDGGGASFTGAGGGSSNNGMPVNSVSASGNQSSPTSSFSLPNECMQSSNSVAWGMAASQGHLGGGNAVAAAGPLLQQPSSLSKASTVPGSHDASGPVDGVSGIPGANFNPNANPSAWPALVQQDGPAAAGEGGSSSFHHQGPGGSLSANNSASLGLGLGGGAVGVLGGHPPLSVNQSSTHQRQLHQMQSRDREMGGGKWDSESAGPKIAGGEGIGGGMDRGVGGGEMSVGDHSLASSWRGQPSYPAANSKTGASRTDGWEGGGGGTGGFGAAEEDNGTSSWGYPGSTSGVNAWGGAGAGGNSSQTSGVSQGGWGSSGVGGERVISGGDWGGSSTGIGGANPGGEGMGGACSSNSSSSGGSTAGNPPATSSSSSTATTMTRAWDNQKGEGETGEWGGGGDGQGAQGGSSSSGGNSRNGSGPNSSQSRPRRPALNAEAALQNLLSRSDLDPRVLSNTGWGQTQIRQNTAWDFEEHAGQSKGGSSSATSKHPSSLTGSSQYSGGPRTQITDSMGPGGNPSLVPSAGSSGEGWESSSNSSSSGASLSGRAPLPSGPNMRNLGVSQSGPVTTAGPGMGSGVIPGHSQQGKATGWGGGGMGAGDGQEAKGWGKEEWRDSTRGGNGGWGDLGQKGDPVSGGWGGSQEEKGTGGWKDMGGNGGGSGWGSGQKVGTGRDWGEQQSKSNSGVGGWEDDRKNGGNSGGDSGVGGWGSWDDGAPRRTWGAGGTGGGGSGGGGMGVVGAMGSKPHQSWSGGNKMHQMPNSQSGSITGPQAQLQQQQSQPRNQHPQRQQALDQGAMQGGGGRKPISQAQNQNQSSGWTSGPIPGGSEGGGSGSEPSGWEEPSPQSISRKNEIDDGTSAWGDPTHYNYKPVNLWDKNSAPAGLQSHGQGQGQAPQQQQQQQQQQQQQQQQQQQQQGPPIQQQPSRQAAGLGGNRDFNTGHGPGKTSAMGPSGWGGTSPTSPTVDNGTAAWGKPTETPTGWGEPDDAGGKSAGWGNPSPNPIKPGSKSMQDGWGDKEGSVAASRHSSWEDEEEGGGMWNSTGSQGSGSSWGQGSNGGWGQGHSGKKPSNKGPLKAGGGDSWMSPINRQFSNMGLLEKKMDVEKRGMGMNDYNGDLRKGGRGGGGMAYRPPVSKEASPGDAGSYYDKTLPLTNQDWCLGEEGPCSLYSPPTVYKPHSLFNHTIPFRQGGHSIFGSGGGMAQSRHQPSVPPINQSPGIRAQVPHQFLSPQVPGSVLKQMPPPSGSVGGVGGVGGVAGLGGGVFPPQLSPQHIAMLSSIYPPPIQFQLACQLLLQQQQPQQQQQQLLQNQRKFTPSVRQQADPQQLARIMAVLQQQRQQQQVGGLGGSSKLSPSHHGGVGGGGPKLPGADPLPHPGLAGSVADLHQKTLGPYSGFGTGVNLPGLDLGGSVVGGPGGMKDLGGQQSRFKWMMEGHSSPDTSSPENAFHKNGPVTPMKMPGGSPYSQYDMMVGDGLGDSWHRTPGNKMGTKPPPTPSWPPEFQPGVPWKGIDRVDPESDPYMTPGSMMGNAVSPNLNDTEHQLLQDNTDSTPPLNTLLPSPGAWPYSASDSPLNNAHNSAKYTDYKTSWPPEPIGHKSWKASRGSSQAQLSRPPPGLASQKQPSPSPWSGGAPRLAGRGWGGGSSTTGSTWSDGSSRESCWLVLSNLTPQIDGSTLRTICMQHGPLLTFHLGLTQGTALIRYGSKQEAAKAQSALHMCVLGNTTILAEFVSEEDVARYIAHSQAGGAGSGGTTASSAGSGPTTASAVGANGNGGSCERGGAGGSSGGAGVEAVSTAGGAGNGGAGHSSSGWQSLDSTGSSSDQPVTQGPGLGIFAQWSSNGTGVGGAGGVEAGRQGLWGGMGGMSGAGYPSSSLWGSPALEDRHQMGSPASLLPGDLLGGGADSI encoded by the exons ATGGAAgacaagaaaaggaaaaaagacgaCAAAAGGAAAAGGGAAGCCTCTCAGAAG gtcacagaacaaaagaacaaag TGCCAGACTTGACCAAGCCGGCATCTGTCCAGTCTCCTGCCgctcagagcagctctgcctccccCAGCCCTGGACCCACCCCCTCTGCCTCCCCATCCCCAGCCACCTTGGGCCCTGGCAGTGCTGCCACCCCGTTACAGGGCGGCAACAATGCCAAGCGCCTGGCGGTGGCCAACGGACagcccacctccaccaccattTCTTCCTCCACCGCTGGCGGCCCCAGTGCTGCTGGAAACGGCAGTACAAGTAGCGGAGGCGGAGCCCAGGCGCCTCAGCAGCAACCACGCTACATGCCAAGAGAAGTGCCGCCGCGATTCCGCTGCCAGCAGGACCATAAAGTGCTACTGAAGAGGGGTCAGCCGCCACTGTCCTCCATGCTGctgggagggggaggaggaggggatggcCCCAAtgcaaacatggctgctgtctcAG ATTCTGGTGCAGCTGCCTCCTCATTGGCCCTCACCTCATCATCAGTTGCTGcttctactactacttctaATTATGCAAATTCCATGTGGGGGGCGAGCTCAGGCAGCCAGGCCTCCTCTCAGGGCAGGGAGAAGGTGATTGTCGATGGCAATGACCTGGAGGAGTGGCCTAGCATCGCTGGCAGTGATGGGGGAGGAGCTTCTTTCACCGGGGCTGGAGGGGGCAGCAGCAACAACGGAATGCCTGTGAACAGCGTCAGTGCCTCTGGCAACCAATCCTCACCCACTTCCTCATTCTCTTTGCCCAATGAATGTATGCAGTCGTCCAACAGTGTCGCATGGGGGATGGCTGCCTCCCAGGGTCATCTTGGAGGAGGGAATGCAGTAGCTGCAGCTGGGCCTCTGCTACAACAGCCCTCCTCACTTTCCAAAGCCTCCACTGTGCCAGGGAGCCATGATGCCAGTGGCCCCGTTGATGGCGTCAGTGGGATTCCAGGTGCCAATTTCAATCCAAATGCCAACCCTTCGGCCTGGCCTGCCCTGGTGCAGCAGGATGGGCCCGCTGCTGCAGGGGAAGGAGGTTCGTCTTCCTTCCATCATCAGGGCCCTGGAGGGTCTTTGTCTGCCAACAACTCTGCTTCCCTGGGCCTGGGCCTGGGAGGTGGGGCAGTCGGGGTGCTGGGCGGTCACCCACCTTTATCTGTGAATCAGTCAAGCACCCATCAGCGCCAACTTCACCAAATGCaatccagagacagagagatgggaggGGGGAAGTGGGACAGCGAATCAGCGGGACCAAAAATCGCAGGGGGGGAAGGGATTGGTGGAGGAATGGACCGTGGTGTGGGAGGAGGTGAGATGAGTGTGGGGGACCACAGCCTTGCCTCCTCATGGAGAGGCCAGCCTTCTTACCCTGCAGCTAACTCCAAAACGGGTGCCTCACGGACTGATggatgggagggaggaggaggtggcacaGGGGGATTCGGAGCTGCTGAAGAAGATAATGGGACCTCGAGTTGGGGGTATCCGGGTTCCACTAGTGGGGTTAATGCTTGGGGTGGTGCTGGAGCTGGGGGAAACAGTAGTCAAACCTCCGGGGTATCTCAGGGAGGGTGGGGGTCATCAGGAGTAGGAGGAGAAAGAGTGATTTCTGGTGGTGATTGGGGTGGGAGTTCCACGGGTATTGGTGGAGCGAATCCAGGAGGTGAAGGAATGGGTGGAGCCTGCAGtagtaacagcagcagtagtggGGGCAGCACAGCTGGCAATCCCCCtgccacctcctcttcttcctcaacaGCCACCACTATGACTAGAGCTTGGGACAATCAGAAAGGAGAGGGTGAAACAGGGGAATGGGGTgggggaggagatggacagGGAGCACAGGGAGGATCTTCATCCAGTGGTGGAAATTCCAGAAACGGGAGCGGGCCTAACAGCAGTCAAAGTCGCCCTCGCCGCCCGGCACTTAATGCTGAAGCTGCCTTACAGAATCTGCTCAGCCGGTCTGATCTGGACCCTCGGGTCCTCTCCAACACAGGCTGGGGCCAAACACAGATCCGACAAAACACGGCCTGGGACTTTGAAGAACATGCAGGACAAAGTAAGGGTGGATCGTCATCAGCCACATCAAAGCATCCATCTTCTCTTACTGGCTCTTCTCAGTATTCTGGTGGACCTAGGACCCAAATCACTGATTCAATGGGTCCTGGGGGCAATCCATCCCTTGTTCCATCTGCTGGGTCCTCTGGAGAGGGCTGggaaagcagcagcaacagtagcAGTAGTGGAGCCTCTCTGTCAGGGAGAGCCCCACTACCTTCAGGCCCCAACATGAGGAATCTTGGCGTCTCACAATCTGGGCCAGTGACCACAGCAGGACCTGGTATGGGGTCAGGGGTAATACCAGGACATAGCCAGCAGGGGAAGGCTACAGgctggggtggaggagggatggGGGCTGGGGATGGCCAGGAGGCCAAGGGTTGGGGGAAGGAGGAATGGAGAGACAGTACtagaggaggaaatggaggatGGGGTGACCTTGGTCAAAAGGGGGACCCAGTGAGTGGAGGCTGGGGAGGAAgtcaggaggagaaagggacAGGGGGGTGGAAAGACATGGGAGGgaatggaggaggaagtggttGGGGATCAGGACAGAAGGTTGGGACAGGGAGGGACTGGGGAGAGCAACAGTCCAAATCAAATAGTGGAGTTGGAGGATGGGAAGATGACAGGAAGAATGGAGGAAACTCAGGTGGGGATTCAGGTGTGGGTGGTTGGGGGAGCTGGGATGATGGTGCTCCCAGGAGAACCTGGGGAGCAGGGGGCACGGGGGGAGGCGGGAGTGGAGGGGGAGGGATGGGTGTTGTTGGAGCTATGGGGTCCAAACCCCATCAAAGTTGGAGTGGAGGAAACAAAATGCACCAGATGCCAAACAGCCAGTCGGGCTCCATCACAGGCCCGCAGGCacaactgcaacaacaacaatcacagcCCCGCAATCAGCATCCGCAGCGGCAGCAAGCATTGGACCAAGGGGCTATGCAAGGGGGCGGGGGGAGGAAACCCATCTCTCAAGCCCAGAATCAGAACCAAAGCTCAGGCTGGACCTCGGGGCCCATCCCTGGTGGCTCTGAAGGAGGTGGAAGTGGATCTGAACCAAGTGGCTGGGAGGAACCTTCGCCACAGTCTATAAGCAGGAAAAACGAGATAGACGATGGAACATCAGCATGGGGAGACCCAACCCATTACAACTACAAGCCGGTCAACCTGTGGGATAAGAACAGCGCACCTGCTGGCCTGCAGTCGCATGGCCAGGGTCAAGGTCAGGctccgcagcagcagcagcagcagcagcagcaacaacaacagcagcaacagcaacagcaacagcagcagggacCTCCAATACAGCAGCAGCCTAGCAGACAGGCTGCAGGGCTTGGAGGTAACCGAGACTTCAACACTGGCCATGGACCTGGAAAAACTTCAGCTATGG GTCCCTCAGGTTGGGGTGGTACTTCTCCAACTAGTCCTACAGTAGACAATGGCACAGCAGCTTGGGGAAAGCCCACTGAAACCCCTACTGGCTGGGGAGAGCCTGACGATGCTGGAGGGAAGTCAGCGGGCTGGGGGAACCCATCTCCCAACCCTATCAAACCTG GTTCAAAGTCTATGCAAGATGGCTGGGGGGACAAAGAGGGCTCTGTGGCCGCCTCGCGTCACTCGAGctgggaggatgaggaggagggaggcggcATGTGGAACAGCACAGGCTCCCAGGGAAGCGGCTCATCTTGGGGACAAGGAAGCAACGGGGGCTGGGGACAGGGCCACAGTGGGAAGAAGCCCAGCAACAAG GGTCCACTGAAGGCTGGCGGAGGAGACTCTTGGATGAGTCCCATCAACAGACAGTTCTCCAACATGGGGCTGCTG GAGAAGAAGATGGATGTGGAGAAAAGAGGCATGGGGATGAATGATTACAATGGAGATTtgagaaagggaggaagaggaggaggggggatggCTTATCGTCCTCCTGTTTCCAAAGAGGCATCACCTGGGGATGCTGGGTCCTACTATGACAAG ACCTTGCCTTTGACCAATCAGGATTGGTGCCTTGGGGAGGAGGGTCCTTGCTCTCTGTACTCACCACCCACTGTCTACAAGCCCCATTCCCTCTTCAACCACACAATCCCCTTTAGACAA GGTGGTCACAGTATCTTTGGCAGTGGTGGAGGGATGGCTCAGTCAAGACACCAGCCAAGTGTCCCACCCATAAACCAGTCCCCAGGGATACGAGCGCAAGTGCCTCATCAGTTCCTGTCACCTCAG GTGCCAGGCTCTGTGCTGAAGCAGATGCCCCCTCCCAGCGGGAGTGTGGGGGGTGTTGGCGGCGTGGGAGGAGTGGCAGGATTGGGGGGAGGTGTGTTCCCTCCACAGCTGTCCCCCCAGCATATTGCCATGCTCAGCAGCATCTACCCACCTCCCATCCAGTTTCAGCTG GCTtgtcagctcctcctccagcagcagcagccacaacagcagcaacagcagctgctgcaaaaCCAGAGGAAGTTCACACCAAGCGTGCGGCAGCAGGCTGATCCTCAACAG CTGGCCAGGATCATGGCggtgctccagcagcagaggcagcagcaacaGGTCGGGGGTTTAGGCGGCAGCTCCAAACTCTCCCCCTCCCACCATGGTGGAGTTGGCGGAGGGGGTCCCAAACTGCCTGGGGCTGATCCCCTGCCACATCCAGGCCTGGCCGGATCTGTGGCTGACTTGCACCAGAAAACTCTCGGACCATACTCTG GGTTTGGTACTGGGGTGAACCTCCCAGGTCTGGACTTGGGTGGCTCTGTGGTGGGGGGACCTGGAGGCATGAAGGACCTAGGGGGTCAGCAGTCCCGCTTCAAATGGATGATGGAGGGACACTCTTCTCCAGACACCTCCTCACCTGAGAACGCATTCCACAAAAATG GTCCTGTCACTCCCATGAAGATGCCGGGGGGCTCGCCCTACTCTCAGTACGACATGATGGTTGGAGACGGGCTAGGTGATAGCTGGCATCGCACCCCTGGCAACAAGATGGGTACCAAGCCTCCGCCCACGCCCAGCTGGCCCCCTG agTTCCAGCCTGGTGTTCCATGGAAGGGAATTGACCGTGTCGACCCCGAATCTGACCCCTACATGACCCCAgggagcatgatgggaaacgcAGTGTCCCCCAACCTCAATGATACTGAGCACCAGTTGTTACAAGATAATACTG ATTCCACCCCTCCCCTCAACACCTTGCTGCCTTCACCTGGTGCCTGGCCCTACAGTGCCTCAGACAGTCCCCTCAACAACGCACACAACTCAG CAAAGTACACAGACTATAAGACCAGCTGGCCCCCAGAGCCCATTGGACACAAATCCTGGAAAGCCAGCCGCGGCAGCAGCCAGGCCCAGCTGTCCCGCCCACCTCCAGGACTAGCCAGTCAGAAGCAGCCATCCCCTTCACCTTGGTCTGGAGGAGCCCCTCGATTGGCCGGTCGAGGCTGGGGCGGTGGCTCGAGCACAACTG gctcGACCTGGAGTGACGGCAGCTCTCGGGAAAGCTGCTGGTTGGTGCTCAGTAACCTCACaccacag ATTGATGGCTCCACTCTGAGGACCATCTGCATGCAGCACGGCCCTCTGCTGACCTTTCACCTTGGCCTGACCCAGGGCACCGCTCTGATTCGCTACGGCTCCAAACAGGAGGCAGCCAAGGCCCAGAGTGCACTCCACAT GTGTGTTCTGGGTAACACCACCATCTTGGCGGAGTTTGTGAGCGAGGAGGATGTGGCTCGCTACATTGCACATTCCCaggcaggaggagcagggagcGGAGGAACCACAGCCAGCTCTGCAGGCTCTGGGCCTACAACAGCCTCCGCCGTGGGGGCTAACGGTAATGGAGGTAGCTGTGAgagaggtggagcaggaggcagcagtggaggagcagGCGTAGAAGCAGTTTccacagctggaggagcaggaaatGGAGGAGCCGGGCATTCCAGCTCCGGGTGGCAGAGCCTGGACAGCACAGGCAGCTCATCGGACCAGCCTGTCACCCAGGGGCCCGGGCTGGGCATCTTCGCCCAGTGGAGCAGCAATGGCACCGGGGTGGGTGGGGCTGGAGGCGTGGAGGCCGGAAGGCAGGGTCTGTGGGGCGGAATGGGCGGGATGAGCGGCGCGGGGTACCCCAGCAGTAGCCTCTGGGGTTCCCCGGCACTTGAGGATCGTCACCAGATGGGCAGCCCGGCCTCACTGTTGCCAGGGGACCTGCTGGGCGGGGGGGCCGACTCCATCTGA